The Deinococcus sp. KNUC1210 nucleotide sequence ACGTCTTGCAGCCCAGAAGCACCCTGACGCTGCCGTTTCTGGCGCCGAAGGTCGGCAGCTTTCAGCGCTACGCCAGTCTGAGAAGCTCTTTTTCGCCGCTGGACAGTCAGGGGGTGCTCAACCGTTCGTACCGCCTGAAGGCCGATCAGAACCTGCCCGGTGGAATTGTGACCGTGCGCGAAGCCGGGAGGATCATGGGGCAGGCCAGCGTGCCGGATACGGCCAGAAACAGAGAAATTCGTGTGATCCTGGGCGGCGACCCCGATCTGAGCTACACCCGCCACGCAGAAACCCTGGTCATCACCCCCAGCAACGGCGGCACCTACAAAGTGACCTACGTTGTGACGAGCAACAAGGACAGGGCCTTTCCCGTCCAGATCAGCGAGCAGATAGGTGGGCGAATGATCCTGCTGAACGGCCTGAAGGCCCAGAATCAGGCAACGATGGAGCGGCGTGTCGTGGTTCCGGCTCGGGGCACGGCAAGGGTCAGCTTTACTGTCATCATCGACAACGACGGAAGCTGACCGAATTCTTTGAGACGGCTGCACCTTCCTCTTTATGTTCTCATCTGCTATCAGGTGAGCTGGGACACACTGCTTTCATGAAACCCGCGCTCATTGCTCTGACCGCTGCCGCCCTGCTGGGCACCGCCCGCGCCGCCGACCTGCGAATCTATTCCAGCTTCTCGGAGGTGCGCGAAGGCGTGACGGCGACCTCTCAGAACTTCACCCTGACGCTGCCGCAGGACGTGTGGCAGAACATGATTCCCGGCACGCTCGACCTCGACGGCCTGAGCTTCACGTCGGCGGTGCAGGCCCAGCAGGACAACTGGCTGAAGTCGCTGGAGGGCCAGCAGGTCACGCTGCGCGAGGACGGCCACGAGACGCTCGTGACACTGGTGCGTGCGAGCGACCTGCTGATCAAGGACGCTTCGGGCCATTACCGCAACGTGTCGTACTCGCAGCTCAGCTTCTCGGTGCTGCCGCCAAAAAATCCCACCTCATCGTCGCAGAGTGTGACCTACGCGCTGAACAAGGCAGGCAGCGGCACGCTCAGCTACCTGACACGCGGCGTCACCTGGGCACCGCGCTATACGCTCAAGGCGTCGGGCAGCAGCGCCGTGCTGAGCGCTCTGGCCGATATCCACAACAACACCGCGCAGGATTACAACGTGACCGCCACCGAACTGTTTGCCGGAGATGTGGACATTCAGGGCGGCGCACAGCCGTATGCGCGAGCTGACGTGGCGATGACGATGTCGGCAGCTCCGGCTCCCATCATGGGCAAGGTCGGCACGCTCGGCACCATCAACGGGCTGTACCGCTACGGCCTCGATACCGCGTATACGTTGCAGGCCAACAGCACCATCACCCTGCCGTTCCTGACGCCCGCCCTGACGAGCTTCGAGCGCTACGCGGCCCTCGACACCTACTTCAATACCCAGGGCAGCAGTGGCGTACTCAACCGCTCGTACCGCCTGAAGGCCGACCAGAATCTGCCGGGCGGTCAGCTCACGGTACGCGAGGATGGGCGTATTTCCGGCCAGACCACGCTGGACGAAACGGCCAAGGGCGAGGCCGTCGAGTTTACGCTGGGCCGCGATCCCGACGTGCGCTACACCCGCAGCGTGCAGACCTTGACCACCACCAAGAACGGCGGCACGTACAAAGTGACCTATACGTTCGACAGCAGCAAGGACCGCGCTGTACGGGCCGAAGTGACCGAGCGTGTCGGCGCACGCAAGGTCGTGCTGGACGGCGTGAGCACCGCCAATCAGGGCGTGGCGGCGCTGCGCGTGGATATTCCCGCCAAGGGCAAGGCCACCAAGACCTTCACGGTCACGATTGACAACACCGGCAACTGACCTCTCCGGTCGGCATCCGACTGAGAGCAGAAAACGGGGCGTGCGGCACTGGAGATCGGTACTCCGGCTGCACGCTCCGTTTTCTGCTGGCCTCAGGCTGGCTTCCAGCCCTGTGCGATCAGAACCACCATCTCGTCGAGCAGTGCCTGACCGTCGGTGTGGGCGCTCAGATACTCGCCCATCTCGGCCTCGATACGGTGCCCGAGGTCTACCCGCGCTGCCGGAGTGAGGGCGGCGAGCGCGGGCACAGCGGCAGACGCGCCCAGCAGGATGTTCTGCACGAAACCGCGAGCCGATGGAAAGCGCACGGCGTTCACCGCCTCTCTGAGCGTGACGGCTTCGAAGTTCGCTCCGGTCAGCAGGTGCCGGAGCTTCTCGGCGTCGCCCAGTGCAAAGGCAGCCGCATACACGTCGACGCCGATCAGCCGCAGGGCCGCGCTGCTGAGCTGCTGATACAGCGGATTGCGCCCGATTTCATGATTGACCAGCACCACCACCCGGCCACCGGGCACCAGCACGCGCCACATCTCCGAAAGGGCCAGCGCTCTGTCGGGAAAGAATTGCAGGCCCTGCTGACAGAGCACCACGTCGAAACTGGCGTCGGGAAAGGGCAGAGACTGGGCGCTGCCGTGATGCCATTCGGGAACGGCGGCCCCTGCGGTGGGCGCATGCCGCCGGGCGATTTCGAGCATCGCCGGGTTGAGGTCGAGGGCCGCCACCCGTCCGGTGCTTCCGACCTGCTGGGCAGCCCGGCGGGCCACCACCCCAGAGCCACAGGCTATGTCCAGCACGCGCTCGCCGCTCTTCAGCGCCGCCTGACCGGTCGAGAGGTCGGCTAGTGGGCTGAACATCACCGGAACCATGAAACCGTCGTACCGTTCAGCCGCCTGTAACGCCGCTTCCCGAGCCTCCATTTCCCCGTCGCCCATATATGGTTGCCCCCTGTCGGTGCAGATGTTCTGCCTCAAGGGTACGCCCGCACCGATCGGAAACGAAGAGAGCCGAGGGGACGCCCTGTCTTCCTCGGCCCTGCGTGTGGCCTGCTCAGCCGTGCTTAGCGTCCGTAGTAGCCGGAAATACTGGTCTTCGCCAGCGTCGCGCCGTTCAGGTTGAAGCCCACGTAGGCGGGCGAGGCATTCGGGGGCAGCGTCAGGGTCTTGTTCAGGGCGTACAGCGTGAACACGTAGCGGTGCGGCTTGTCGCCGGGAGGTGGGCAGGGGCCGGTGTAACCGCTCTGTCCGCCGTCGTTGTTGCTCAGCACCGTGCCAGCGGGCGGCGCTACTCCGCCAGACCCCGCGCCCTTCTCCAGCCCGGTCGCACTGGCGGGAATGTTGTACGTGACCCAGTGCCAGAAGCCGCTGCCGGTGGGGGCATCGGGGTCGTAGGTCGTCAGGACGTAGCTGACGGTGCCAGCGGGCGCACCGCTCCAGCTCAGGGCGGGCGAGACGTTCTGCCCGGTGCAGCCGTTTCCGCTGCCCACCTGCTCGGCAGCCAGCGTGCCGCCGTCGCTAAACTGCGGGCTGCTGAGCATCAGGCCGTTTGCGCCGACTCCTGCCGCCGGTTGCGCTACGCTCAGCCGGTCCATGCTCATTCCCATCATGCCGCTGCCCATCCTCATCCCCGTCATGTCACTGCTCATGCTGGGCGCACAGCCCGCCATGAGCAGTCCTCCGACGATCAGCACGCCCTGAAGTGCATTCTTCATAGTCTTCCTCCCAGTGTCCACTCAGGATGTTCATCACGGCAGCAGGACGGGTGAGAGTGGGGGCGGGCCGTCCTTGGTGCAGTCTTTACCGCTTCCCAATCTCAGGCGGTGCCGCAGGGCAGCGGCGGCACCCCTTCGGTATCATGAAGGCATTCAAGGAGGCCGCATGACCCCGCCCGATCTCAGTCCAGAGTTGCCGTCCGGTGTCTCTGTGCCCGCGCTGACACGCTGGAAAACCCTCGCCGTCAAGGACCTTCGCGGCGCAGACCCCGACACGCTCAACCGTGTCACACCCGAAGGTCTGACGCTCAAGGCGCTGTATACCAGGGGGGACGTGGAGGATCTGGACCTCGACACGCTGCCGGGTCTGCCGCCCTATACCCGTGGGCCACGCGCCACCATGTACGCCCAGCGCCCCTGGACCATTCGGCAGTACGCGGGCTTCTCGACGGCTGCCGAGAGCAACGCTTTCTATCGCCGCAATCTGGCTGCCGGACAGAAGGGCCTGTCGGTGGCGTTCGATCTGGCGACCCACCGGGGTTACGATTCCGACCACCCGCGTGTGGTGGGCGATGTGGGCAAGGCCGGCGTAGCCATCGACAGCGTGGAAGATATGAAGCTGCTCTTTGAAGGCATTCCGCTCTCGGAAATGTCGGTCAGCATGACCATGAACGGAGCGGTGCTGCCTGTGCTGGCGGCGTATATCGTCGCGGGGCAGGAGCAGGGCGCGGGGCTCGACCAGCTTTCGGGCACCATCCAGAACGACATCCTCAAGGAATTCATGGTGCGGAACACCTACATCTATCCGCCCTCGCCCAGCATGCGGATCGTGGCCGACATCATCGAATTCACCGCGCAGCAGATGCCCCGCTTCAATTCCATCTCGATTTCCGGTTACCACCTTCAGGAGGCGGGCGCGAACGCTGCGCTGGAACTGGCCTATACCCTGGCAGACGGGCTGGAATACGTGCGGGCCGCGCTGGGCAAGGGACTGAAGATCGACGAATTCGCGCCGCGCCTGAGCTTTTTCTTCGCCATCGGCATGAATTTCTATACCGAGGTCGCCAAACTGCGGGCCGCCCGCCTGCTGTGGAGCGAACTGATGGCGCAGTTTTCTCCGCAGAACCCGCTGAGCAGCGCCCTGCGAACACACTGCCAGACGAGCGGCTGGAGCCTGACCGAACAGGACCCCTACAACAACATCGTTCGCACGACCATCGAGGCGATGGCGGCGGTGTTCGGCGGCACCCAGAGCCTGCATACCAACAGCTTCGACGAGGCCACCTCGCTGCCCACCGACACCTCGGCCCGCGTCGCCCGCAACACCCAGCTCATCCTGCAGGAGGAAACCGGTATTCCTCAGGTGATCGATCCCTGGGGCGGCAGCTTTCTGATGGAGCGCCTGACGCACGATCTGGCCGACGAAACGCGCCGCCTGCTGGCAGAGGTGGAGACGCTGGGCGGAATGGCAAGAGCCATCGAGGCGGGCATTCCCAAGCTCAGGATCGAGGAATCGGCGGCCCGCAAGCAGGCCCGCATCGACAGGGGCGAAGACGTGATCGTGGGGGTCAACAAGTATCCCGCTCCGGGGCCACCAGCATCGAAGTCCTTCAGATCGACAACAACGCGGTGCGTGAGGGCCAGCTCGCGGCGCTGAAGGCGATTCGGGCCAGCCGTGACCCGGTGGCGGTGCAGCAGGCGCTGGGCGCACTCGAAGCGGCGGCCAGAGACGGCAGCGGCAACCTGCTGGCCCTGAGCGTCGAGGCGATGCGGGTGCGCTGCACCGTGGGCGAAGTTTCGGACACACTGGAACGGGTGTGGGGTCGCCACACGGCGGAGGTTCGCACGCTCAGCGGCGTCTACGCGCAGGGCTACGCGGGCGACACGGGCTTCGACGATCTGAGTGCCGAGATCGCTGAATTTGCCGCCGCCGAGGGCCGTCGCCCCCGCATGCTGGTGGTCAAGCTGGGCCAGGATGGACACGACCGGGGAGCAAAGATCATCGCCACGGCCTTTGCCGACCTGGGTTTCGATGTAGACGTGGGGCCGCTGTTCCAGACCCCGCAGGAAGCGGCGCAGCAGGCCATCGAGAACGACGTGCACGTGGTGGGCGTTTCCAGTCAGGCGGCAGGCCACCGGACGCTGATTCCGGCGCTGGTGGAGGCGCTCAGGGCCGAGGGTGCAGACGACATTCTCGTGATCGCGGGCGGCGTCATTCCGCAGCAGGACTATGCCGCCCTGCGTGAAGCGGGTGTGGCGGGCATCTTCGGGCCGGGCACGCCTGTCCTGACCTCGGCGCGGGAAGTGCTGCGGCTGCTGAGTGAGCGGCAGGCGGGCAACGTCCAAGAGACGCTGACCTGACCGGAAGGGCACAGACTTCAGCTCTCAGGCTGTCCTCTCCGGGCACCACCGGCCCCATTCAAGCCCTTTTCAAGTCGATTTTGGAGACCCTGCATGGTTGCCAGACGCTTCACAGTCCTCGCTCTGCTCCTCAACTTCACGGCGGCCCTGGCCGGGACCTATGACGCCTCGCCGCAGAACATCAGCATCATTCGCCAGAATTACGTGCAGGTCACTCAGCTCGCGGCCAAAGGGCAACTGCTTCAGGTCAAGCGCGATTTCGGCTGCCTGGGTGTGTCCGATTCGCTGCGGGTGCTGTCGAAAGACAGGAGCGGACAGGTTCGCAAATACACCATGCAGGGCGGCACCGACGATTCGTCTGTAACCATCTCGCACTATTTCGGCCCAGACGGTCGGCTGTCGTTCGCACTGATCGAGGCGGGCGCGGTCAACGGCACGCAGCAGGAATGGCGGCTGTACTACGGGCCAGCGGGCAACCTGCTGAAACTCGAAGAGAAGACGGTACATGGGCCGGGGTATCCCTTCGGTCCGCTGTGGCAACAGGTCGTTCAGTTCCCCGAGGCGGCCTTTGACGCGCCGTCTCCCTGCCCCTGACGGCTGGGCGGCAACTTGCGGCGCACTGGGCGCGTATCTGGAATATGAACGTTCCCGTCCTGCTCCTGGGTGGTCTCGCGCTCGCGGTGGCTGCCGCTCCGGCCACACCCACTCCGGCAAAGAATTCACCCCTGCTCAAACCGCTGCCGCTCAGCGCCGCTTGCCAGAAGGCTGGCTATACGGCGCTTCAGGACGCGGCGGGCACGGTGCGCGTGCTGCGGTATGTACGGACAGTGCCCGACAACACCCAGCGGCTCACGCAGTACTACGACGCGGCGGGCCACCTGCAGAGCCTGAAGGTCACGGCCAGCGGGTTCGTCGGGCTGCTGTACAGCCTGTCGGCGCGGATCGACAGCGCTGGCAACGTGGTGGGGGAGACGGGCTTTCGCTCCCGCTTCTTCACGGCGAGTCTGAAGAGTGTGATTCTCGATGTGGCACCCATCAGGGCCGGACACTGCGGCCCTGAATGAGCTGTCATCAGAGCAGGTACTGAAAATTTTGCAGAAAAGCAGCGGAATGTTATGTAATTGACAAAATATAGATTGTAACTTATACTTCTGTTGAAGGCAATTTCAGCAGGAGGAAAACTTATGACGGATGCTGTGACCTACCCCGCCGGACGCCCGAGCTGGATCGATCTGATGACGCCCACGCCTGCCCAGACGCACGCGTTCTATGCGGCGCTCTTCGGCTGGACCTACGAGGTCAGGCCGGATTACGGCGGCTATGCCATGGCCCACCAGCAGGGCAGGACGGCGGCGGGCATCATGCCGATGGAGCCCGGAGCGCCCATGCCGAGTGCCTGGACGGTCTATTTCGACAGTGCCGACATCGCTGCCGACGCCGAGCGCGTGCAGGAACTGGGCGGTCAGGTCATGATGCCGCCGATGTCGGTGGGCGATCAGGGGCAGATGGCGGTCTTCAGCGATCCGACCGGGGCGGTGTTCGGGCTGTGGCAGGCGGGCAAACACACGGGCGCACAGGCCACCGACGGCGAGGGCAGCCTGGCCTGGGTGCAGGTCAACACCCCTGATTCTGCGCGGGCTTCGGCCTTCTATCAGGCGCTGTTTCATGCCGACAGCGTTCAGCTTCCCGACATGGACTACCGGCAGCTCCGGCACGGTGAGCAGGGCTATGCGGGCGTGTCGGGCATGCTGACGGAGGGCGTTCCGGCGCACTGGATCGCCTATTTCTACGCCGCCGACGTAGATGCGGCGGTGCAGCGGGCCGTGCAGAACGGCGGCACCCTGCAGGGTGAAGTGCTGGAGACCCCGTTCGGCAGAATGGCGTTGCTGGCAGACCCGGCGGGCGCGTCGTTCTGGGTCATGAATCCGCGTCCGAGCGCCCAGGCATGACCAGCACCGTCACGGCAGCGACGCCGATGCAGGTGCTGGAGCTGTACCGCGCCGCCGTCTACGCCAAGGATGTCGAGGCGCTGATGCAGCTGTACGCCCCAGACGTGCAGGTCTTCGACATGTGGGGCACGTGGGCCTACGAAGGTGCGGGTGCGTGGCGCACGTCCGTCTCGGACTGGTTCGGCTCGCTGGGTGACGATCTGGTCAGGGTCGAGATGGAAGATGTTCAACACACGCAGTCGGGCGAACTGGCGGTGCTCTCGGCCTTCGTGACCTACCGGGGAATGTCGGCGCAGGGCCAGGAACTGCGCTCGATGAACAACCGGCTGACGCTGGTCTGCAGGCAGGACGGCGGGGGCTGGCAGGTTATCCACGAGCATTCGTCGTCTCCTGCCGACTTCGAATCGGGGAAGGTGATGCTCAGGCGCGGATAAGGTGAGCAGCACAGGCTTTACCCTGTGCCCATGACACCCGCGTTCCTGGTCTTCCTGCTGTTCTGGGTGGTGGGCGTGGTCGGCACCTTCATTCCGGTGGTGCCCGCCACGCTCATCATTCTGCTGGGCACCTTCGTCGCCACCTTCATCAACGGCTTTCACTGGTGGCCCGATCTGCCGATCCTGCTCACGTTCACGCTCATCACCGTCGCCATTTCGCTGGTCGACAATGTGGCCTCGGCCTGGGGCGCTCGCAGGTACGGCGGCAGTCGCCAGGCGGGCTGGGGCGCGCTGGTGGGCGGACTGGTGGGCATCTTCATTCCCTTCGGCCTGCTGGTGGGGCCGCTGGCCGGAGCGCTGCTGGTCGAGCTGATCTGGATGCGGCGTTCCTTTCCAGACGCGCTGCGGGCCGCCTGGGGCACCCTGATCGGTCTGCTGGCGGGCATCGCGGCCAAGTTCGTGCTGCATCTGCTGGTCGGCCTGGTCGAGCTGTGGCGGCTGTGGGAACCGGCGAAGGCGGCGCTGTCCTGATGCCTGAACTGCCCCCGCTGACGCTGTATTCCCGCCAGGGCTGCCACCTGTGCGAGGACGCCGAGAATGCGCTGAAGTCGCTCGGCTGGGCGTTTACCCGCTGTGACGTCGATGCCGACCCCCTCCTGAAGGCAACCTACGGCTTCGACGTCCCGGTGCTGGCTGTAGCAGGCCGTGTGGTGCTCAAGGGCGTCATCACGCGCTCACGGCTGCTGCGCTGGCGGGCCGGCGTCTCCTGAACGATTCATGCGGGCCGGGGTACACTGGCCTAGATACTCATGCACCCAGTCTTCCTACAAATCGGCAGTTTTACCATCGCCTGGTACGGCGTTCTGATCACTCTCGGCATCGTTCTGGGGGCCTGGATCGGCACCCGCATGGCCCGGCAACGCGGCCTGAACGAGCAGCTTTTCTCGGATATGATCCTGTGGGCGGTGCTCTGGGGCGTGATCGGGGCGCGGGTGTTCTTTGTGGCGACCTCGTGGAATCTGTTCTCCGGCAAGACCGGGACAGCTCTGCTCTTCGACATCATCAATATCCGCCAGGGCGGGATCAGCATTCACGGCGGCCTGATCTTCGGCGTCGGCTATCTGATCTACGCGGCCCGCCGCCACCGCATCAACTTCTATCAGTATGCCGACCTCTTCGTGCCGGGCGTGTGTTTCGGCATTATCGGCGGACGCATCGGCAACATCATGAACGGCTCGGACACGGTCGGACGTGTGACCGGCTGGCCCATCGGCTTTCGCTGGCCTGATTCGGCGCGGGGCTTTCACGACTCGCTGTGCAGCGCCGCCACGCCGCTCAATCTGCTTCAGTACTGCCAGAATATCGGCGGCAAGCCGGTCATGACCGCGCCGGTTCACTTCACCCAGATGTACGGCGTCATCATCGGCATCATCCTCTCGGTGGCGGTGTTCTACTGGCTGCGCTCGAAGCGCCCCGGCTGGGCCTTCTGGCAGTTCTGGCTGTGGTATAGCCTGCTGCGTGCGGGCTGGGAAGAGACCTTCCGCCT carries:
- a CDS encoding class I SAM-dependent methyltransferase, which gives rise to MGDGEMEAREAALQAAERYDGFMVPVMFSPLADLSTGQAALKSGERVLDIACGSGVVARRAAQQVGSTGRVAALDLNPAMLEIARRHAPTAGAAVPEWHHGSAQSLPFPDASFDVVLCQQGLQFFPDRALALSEMWRVLVPGGRVVVLVNHEIGRNPLYQQLSSAALRLIGVDVYAAAFALGDAEKLRHLLTGANFEAVTLREAVNAVRFPSARGFVQNILLGASAAVPALAALTPAARVDLGHRIEAEMGEYLSAHTDGQALLDEMVVLIAQGWKPA
- a CDS encoding YbhB/YbcL family Raf kinase inhibitor-like protein, with protein sequence MKNALQGVLIVGGLLMAGCAPSMSSDMTGMRMGSGMMGMSMDRLSVAQPAAGVGANGLMLSSPQFSDGGTLAAEQVGSGNGCTGQNVSPALSWSGAPAGTVSYVLTTYDPDAPTGSGFWHWVTYNIPASATGLEKGAGSGGVAPPAGTVLSNNDGGQSGYTGPCPPPGDKPHRYVFTLYALNKTLTLPPNASPAYVGFNLNGATLAKTSISGYYGR
- a CDS encoding VOC family protein, encoding MTDAVTYPAGRPSWIDLMTPTPAQTHAFYAALFGWTYEVRPDYGGYAMAHQQGRTAAGIMPMEPGAPMPSAWTVYFDSADIAADAERVQELGGQVMMPPMSVGDQGQMAVFSDPTGAVFGLWQAGKHTGAQATDGEGSLAWVQVNTPDSARASAFYQALFHADSVQLPDMDYRQLRHGEQGYAGVSGMLTEGVPAHWIAYFYAADVDAAVQRAVQNGGTLQGEVLETPFGRMALLADPAGASFWVMNPRPSAQA
- a CDS encoding nuclear transport factor 2 family protein; its protein translation is MTSTVTAATPMQVLELYRAAVYAKDVEALMQLYAPDVQVFDMWGTWAYEGAGAWRTSVSDWFGSLGDDLVRVEMEDVQHTQSGELAVLSAFVTYRGMSAQGQELRSMNNRLTLVCRQDGGGWQVIHEHSSSPADFESGKVMLRRG
- a CDS encoding DUF456 domain-containing protein, which gives rise to MTPAFLVFLLFWVVGVVGTFIPVVPATLIILLGTFVATFINGFHWWPDLPILLTFTLITVAISLVDNVASAWGARRYGGSRQAGWGALVGGLVGIFIPFGLLVGPLAGALLVELIWMRRSFPDALRAAWGTLIGLLAGIAAKFVLHLLVGLVELWRLWEPAKAALS
- a CDS encoding glutaredoxin family protein; the encoded protein is MPELPPLTLYSRQGCHLCEDAENALKSLGWAFTRCDVDADPLLKATYGFDVPVLAVAGRVVLKGVITRSRLLRWRAGVS
- a CDS encoding prolipoprotein diacylglyceryl transferase, which gives rise to MHPVFLQIGSFTIAWYGVLITLGIVLGAWIGTRMARQRGLNEQLFSDMILWAVLWGVIGARVFFVATSWNLFSGKTGTALLFDIINIRQGGISIHGGLIFGVGYLIYAARRHRINFYQYADLFVPGVCFGIIGGRIGNIMNGSDTVGRVTGWPIGFRWPDSARGFHDSLCSAATPLNLLQYCQNIGGKPVMTAPVHFTQMYGVIIGIILSVAVFYWLRSKRPGWAFWQFWLWYSLLRAGWEETFRLNPLPWKVYLSEGLDKAGIGLFTETQLISIPLILLSIYMLWRIRREPEQPWTPAPEPVSTGAKA